From the genome of Aerococcus urinaehominis:
AGCCCAACCAGTTGCTTATGAAGCACCGGCTGTCGAAGCGCCAGCACCGGTTAAAGAAGAAGCACCAGCAGAAACTGCTCCAGTGGAAGAAGAAGTTGTGGCTGAGCCAGTTCAAGAAGCCGCGCCAGCTGCAGAAACGCAACACAATGGCTCTAGCGTCTTAGAAGTAGCTGATCAATATGTTGGCACACCTTATGTATGGGGTGGTCGTCAACCAGGTGGTTTTGATTGTTCAGGTTTCGTACAATATGTTTACCGCGAAGCTGAAGGTCGAGAAGTTGGTTCATGGACTGGTGAGCAACAATACGCTGGTCCGCAAATTGCTGTTGAATCAGCTCAACAAGGTGACCTACTATTCTGGGGTGACTATGGTAATCCTTACCACGTAGCCATCTCTACTGGTGATAATGGTTATATCCATTCACCACAGCCAGGTCAAACAGTTGGTTATGGTACAGTGAGCGAATACTGGTATCCAAGCTTCGCTGTTCAAATGTAATTAACTAACATTGATAAAAAAAGGCCGAGTTTACCCCCTCGGCCTTTTTTGTATACTTATAACCCGAGAACTTGGCAACTACGACCTATCTCCGTTATAATAAAGAGAAGTATGAGAAAAACTGCAGCTATGAACCAGTAGGACCTAGCTCCTACTAGATATAGAGGTGAAAGTAATTATGAGTAAGATTCTAGTTGTTGACGATGAAAAGCCGATTGCTGATATTTTAACTTTTAACTTGAAGAAAGAGGGTTACCAGGTAGTGACAGCTGGTGACGGGGAAGAAGCACTGGAAAAATTTTCCGCTGAAGATCCTGATCTGGTCGTACTTGATTTAATGCTGCCAAAAAAAGATGGCCTAGAAGTTTGCCGGGAAATTCGAAAAACTAGCCAGGTGCCTATTATTATGTTAACAGCCAAAGATGATGAGATAGATAAGGTATTAGGTCTGGAGCTGGGTGCCGATGACTATGTCACCAAGCCCTTCCAAAATCGGGAATTTGTGGCTCGAATTAAGGCTAATTTACGCCGGACGGCTCAGTTGCGAGAGGCTGAAGCTGTTACTAATGAGGTGGCAAATAAACAAATTGTGATTGGCGACCTAATTATTCATGAAGATGCTTATGCTGCTAGTCGACATGGCGAAGAATTGGACTTAACGCATCGTGAATTTGAGCTTTTACATTATTTGGCCCAGCATGTTGGTCAGGTGATGACGAGAGAAGATCTTTTACAAACGGTATGGGGCTACGATTATTTTGGTGATGTGCGGACGGTGGATGTAACAGTCAGACGCCTAAGGGAGAAGATTGAGGAAAACCCTAGCCATCCTAATTTACTGATGACCAGACGAGGTGTCGGCTACTTTATTAAAAATCCTGACCAGGAGTAAGCACCATGCCTGCTAAAGAATATATCCTGCAAGCAGCCAAGAAAATGAAATCCATTCACTTTAAAATTCCCTTCGTTTTCTTTATGCTGCTTTTGTTATCCTTGCAACTAATAGGGGCCTACTTTATTCAGCAACTTGAGGCTGAGATGTTGGCCTCTTTTGATGAGCAAGTTCAGGTGCAAACTAACTATCTGATGGATGCTATCCAACCCATTTTAGAAAATGATAATCTGTCGGAAGTTGAGCGCAACCAGCAGTTAAACGAAACTATTCGCCGCTTTAATAATGCCATTTTAAATGAAATTCAGATTCTAGATGAAGATGGCTTTTTGATGGCCACTGGTAATCCGACCATGCTATCGGCAATTGGTCGGCGTTCAACCAGTCCGGAGGTGGAACAAGCCTTGCTATCTGGGGGCACTCAGGAGAAGGTATATTTTGATCCCAATCAAAATATCCGAGCCAAGACTTTTATTACACCGGTTACCAGCCGCCAATCTTCAGGGGAAAATATTGGATTGATGGTGGTTGATGTCAATCTGGAGACAGTTTATAGCCAGGTGCAAAATATTGTTACTATTTTTGTGACTTCTTCTGCTGTATCACTGGCCTTTGCCACAGTCCTATCAATTTTAGTATCGACCGGGATCACCAGACCCCTCCAAGAGATGCGTGACCAGGCTGAAAAAATTGCTGAGGGCAATTATACGGGTGAAGTGGTGGTCCATGCCAAGGATGAAATTGGTGAGCTTGCTGAAACAATTAACTATTTATCTGTCCGTGTCAAAGAAGCCCAAGAAACAACCGAGTCCGAGCGTAAACGTCTCGATTCAGTCCTGAAGCATATGACTGATGGAGTAATTGCAACCGATCGGCGAGGTAAAGTAATTATTATTAATAATCGTGCCTTGGAATTTTTAGATATGGTTCAAGAAGAAGCCATTGGGCAAGCAGTGATTGAAATTCTTAATCTCAAGGACCGTTATACCAACCGAGACCTTTTCGACTTGCCAGAGGCCATTTACCTAAATATTGACCAGGTAGATGAAGGAGAGAGCATTATCAAAGCAGAGGTTTCTGCAATCCAAAGAGAATCCGGCTTTGTGTCCGGCTTAGTAGTGGTTTTAACCGATGTTACTGAGCATGAAAAAATTGAGCAGGATCGTCGCCTCTTTGTCTCTAATGTTTCTCACGAATTGCGCACTCCGCTAACGTCAGTTCGCTCTTATAGTGAGGCTTTGATGGAGGGTGCCATGTCTGATCCAGAACTATCCAAATCTTTTCTGCAGGTGATTCAAACTGAGACCGATCGAATGATTCGCATGATTACCAACTTACTTAATTTATCTCGGATGGACTCTGACCAATTAGAGTTGAATGTTGAATTTGTCCTCTTCAATGATTTGATCAACCATATTTTAGACAGATTTGATTTTATGCTTAAATCAGAAGATTACCAGGAT
Proteins encoded in this window:
- the yycF gene encoding response regulator YycF; the protein is MSKILVVDDEKPIADILTFNLKKEGYQVVTAGDGEEALEKFSAEDPDLVVLDLMLPKKDGLEVCREIRKTSQVPIIMLTAKDDEIDKVLGLELGADDYVTKPFQNREFVARIKANLRRTAQLREAEAVTNEVANKQIVIGDLIIHEDAYAASRHGEELDLTHREFELLHYLAQHVGQVMTREDLLQTVWGYDYFGDVRTVDVTVRRLREKIEENPSHPNLLMTRRGVGYFIKNPDQE
- the walK gene encoding cell wall metabolism sensor histidine kinase WalK yields the protein MPAKEYILQAAKKMKSIHFKIPFVFFMLLLLSLQLIGAYFIQQLEAEMLASFDEQVQVQTNYLMDAIQPILENDNLSEVERNQQLNETIRRFNNAILNEIQILDEDGFLMATGNPTMLSAIGRRSTSPEVEQALLSGGTQEKVYFDPNQNIRAKTFITPVTSRQSSGENIGLMVVDVNLETVYSQVQNIVTIFVTSSAVSLAFATVLSILVSTGITRPLQEMRDQAEKIAEGNYTGEVVVHAKDEIGELAETINYLSVRVKEAQETTESERKRLDSVLKHMTDGVIATDRRGKVIIINNRALEFLDMVQEEAIGQAVIEILNLKDRYTNRDLFDLPEAIYLNIDQVDEGESIIKAEVSAIQRESGFVSGLVVVLTDVTEHEKIEQDRRLFVSNVSHELRTPLTSVRSYSEALMEGAMSDPELSKSFLQVIQTETDRMIRMITNLLNLSRMDSDQLELNVEFVLFNDLINHILDRFDFMLKSEDYQDTNIRIVREFTDETVWVEIDTDRITQVVDNIMNNAIKYSPDGGDIYVRLMTTHNEVVLSIQDQGLGLPQKAIPHVFERFYRVDKARSRAQGGTGLGLAIAKEVVELHHGRIWVNSIEDKGSTFFIALPYEASMGEETWEI